The Hevea brasiliensis isolate MT/VB/25A 57/8 chromosome 1, ASM3005281v1, whole genome shotgun sequence DNA segment GGACCCATTTCTTAGGTCTGTTCTTCGTGGTTCCACACTTAagattctttctttctttttattttttttaattatttgattggttGTTGATAGAGGGAGAAGCTCTTGATTAAAGAAAATTCACATGCTGATGTCCTCTTgcctatttatattatatatatactaTTATAACTATTTTGTACTATTCTCTTAAAACAATATATTACTAACTTATGCAAAGAGCAAATAGGTTATActataaattatttacttaaaatttAATCTATCCTATTTTATTGGTAATAATATATTAATGTAAATTAGAAAATCATTTAAtcgaaattaattaaattatcaattagttaactaaaataaaacattaaaaattttaatagaaattttaGAATCTATATTATCATTTATTATTGCTtatgttattttattaatatatgataCTGCTTATTTAATATAGATGCATAAATTGttatttataacatatatatatatatatatatatatatatatatatatatatatatatatataattatttataaattggaggtgatctatttaaaaaaaatacatatgcATAAAATATTCTCATAAAATAACTATTGATTTCATCACATACTTTAAAtaactaaattataattaaagtattgtaaataaaactaaataaatgagtatttaaaatttaggtcattacaCTCTGGATCTATATAACTATAAGTAAAAGATTTGGGTTGAGAAATGTTttaagaaaatgaaaatcctTGCTTAGAGAAGCCTGAATTAATGAGTCTTTCTTGGttataattgtattttattttaccagaaaaataaaaattaaacatgaaaagaaaatgtCCTATAATGCCACATATAGATCATAATGCCTCCTGATTTTTATCTAATATGGACGGAAAAATATAATCATTTTATCTCTAATTTCTAGTTTTCTTATAGTGTTATTATTCCACATATAGATCATAAAGACCACCTAAAAAAACACTATAATAGAATGTAATTAAGTAATAAGAAAAATTAGTTGTATCTTACATTTCATTCCTACAATTGATATGGAGAGATGAGTAATAGTATCCGAAAAAAATAAGACAAGTCCAAAATTGGCAATCTTATTAGTGGATTGATTGTGCCACAGATAATATAATTTGGCATCAAATACAacaaaaaaatgataaaaatgttacttatgaattacatccaattatgaaatttaacaCCAATTTTTCATTATAGTATATAACTAATTATATAGGTAACActttttttgtaattaaattatatatctcACTTTTGGGTCAAAATTGATATCAAGAAAAATATTATATGGCTTAATATCTTGGTAAATAATCTTAGGAGATGCCGAAGATATATAGATATTGTGAGAGTAGAAAAATTTGAAAGGAAACGCTAATAAcacaatttcaaaaaaaaaaaaagtgtcaaTAGCTCTATTAAAATCCCATAGAATTTAGCACGCAGTGATCGATTACTCACAGTGCTCATGCAGATATTCCAATCCTTTTGTAGAGCCTATGGCaattttctttcttgttggccaaTCGAAAATCTCCTTTCCTCCCCCTATAatatgatgtggcccaaccgcaagtgtacGGGTCGtataagtaatatagaaaagatattgttcccacgaggagttgtgttaatgattgaatttctgatataaaaatttttaactaatttgaattattttgaaattaaagcaataaattgatagaAATTAGAGTGTGAAATCTATAtgagcaaaattaataatctattcaacaatgtaatgatttaaataaatttgcatcaaattaaaataagcaaattaaaatatggtaagatttaaaatggcaagtaattaagttcaattagaaattaacaatgataaaagaggcgattccggagttcgggagttcatatttaagctattttgagatttttaaattggttatccattCTTATGGATCTtacggttttaaggagattaattcttaaatcctttgaatacccttttgagtgggacaaagagtgtcttaatcaatctaatcctacttttgtggagttaaaattaatcaagacccattaagttccttaattaatctgtaaatcctcttaatccttagtctatttctagatttaagttaattaagtccaatttcttgattatctattgcAAGGTTTTCTCTTTTCGGTACtttaaccatggattaagaacaacacttgatgggatcctacactaagcatgtcattgagcacacaagaaatgaataaaactcattaaaaccacaaaatatctcaaatattacatcccaatttcagaatctaatgaaaactactcactatccataatatttacaagaatttctgagttaatATGAAAACAaatctttaatctaagctaagaactaagaaacccaatataagaaaggtaggaaatatgcaaaaaaggaaagaaaactccaaatctagTATAGAAATAGAGAGGTGACGTTTTGCTCCCTCTTTTTGACTCTTCCCCTGCTGCTGCTtccttttatgtctcctccctctttCTAAAATTAGATAAGgacctatttatatctttttctgacaagtagccctaaaatggtgtgtttgaggtgtgtttTCATGTGGGAATCTAtaatgcagtcccttatgcagtcaTTATAGCCCTAAGtaatgcagtcccttatgcagttttcggcggGTTTCTGGGCCCTCtgtgtgaagctgcataagcaaggAGTAAGTCTGCATAGATTTCGGCAGCAATGGAAAAATTGcttcttctccctgtgcagaacAACTTATGCAGCAAGTTATGCGCAGTTTGACCACTGCATACTTCAACTttcaaacttgtttttgacatctttggctgtagaaatcactcctcattggcataatttttttttagtttctcaaaaacaccatttttcttacaaaacaaagtaaaattacaaattaatccaaaaattagcaataatgaaaaactatctaaataactaataaaattagataaaagtgactaacaatcaaataaaatggtcatgaaattaaacctaaataactatgcaaaatgcatgtatcataATACAATTTCTTATGTAAGATCTTAAATCATAATTCTTATTTGTGTATATGAATATCTCAGGAAACAAAAAAGAACTCACcatgtaaatgaaatctcaaggaTTTATTGAGACAATACTCTAAAACAAGCAGTGCATTGGCTCCTTCAATGCAGTAGCCACGCAGCTTAACAAGATTACAATGATGGACACTGCTAATGACTGCAGTCTCGTAGACCAATTCTTCTCGGGTCTGTTCCTAGAAATAGTGAAGTTTCTTAATAGCAAGGATTTCACCATGTAGGGCACCCTTAAGGACTTGACCAAAACCACCCTGGCCAAGGATGTAGTCATTGGAGAAATGACCAGTTGCTTTTGATAGTTGTTCATAACTATATTGCGTTGGCCCAATACTACCGAGCATTCCCAAGGGAAAAGTTGTCAAAAGCTGCAGGTAAGCGAACCACAATCACTTCAATAAAAATCTTTGACAATATCACACGGGAGGTTTCTTGCAATTATGTATACATGTATGTTACGAGAACAAAGACACCAAACACTGACAACTGTTCATACCATAGTCATTAAATTTGAACCGAATTGACCGATTGAATCAGTAAATCAGTTCTTAAAGTGGTCCAGatttataattgaattaaataaggAAACGACCTCATGTAACTTAGTCAACTCAGGGTTGAACCAATGAACCAATGTGACTTGATTAACTCGGTTGGTTCAATCATTCAatagaatctttttttttttaaatgttggtATAATGAATTTAACTCAAAACCTCATAAGAAGTctttaaaatcaaaataaattgaACTAACTTGAtagttatatttttttaatttcaatatatttatttttaacatatacttgatatttcataaatattaaaaagaaaattatacatttttagaaatttttatacattatattacttgaatatttttatataaaatttaaaaatattactaaaaattattaaatataacttaataaatgttaaagttttattttaaataattcaaatttaattaattttatgtatttatattaataggtattatatttaattaattttatatatttaattaattttttaatgagCCACTGATAATGACTTAAACCATTTATTGACGCATTGATTGAACTACTGACTCATTCACTCAATCCATTTGACGTGTCCAGCTTTGAACCGGGCTTAATAATTTGTACGGAGGCGCTCAGGCTCCCATCGTCGGACACAAAAGCTTTGGGTGAAGAACCTTCCTCTGTCCCTTCTCGAACTGGTGATGGTGGTCTAGGAGGAGCAACATAAACAACCTTCAATTTGCACTCTTCAACAAGATGCCCTTCCTCTTTATTGAACTAAGAATCAGAAAATAGTAAAAACCCATTAGTGCAAACCATAAACTAAGTTGAATGGACCCCAAAAAAGATAAAAAGAGAACTTACCATCTTTGCATTGACATCCTTTGCAGTAGCTCCAAAACTTGCAGCTAGACTCTGAAGTAAAAACTTGTCCTTGCATTGCATATCAGGAGGCCAAGTAGTTTGTGCTTGCATTGTAACTGATTTAAGTAAATTGACAATCAATCACCAAATAACTTAACACAGAATGAGTGACCATCGCTGATCAGTAAATCAGACACTAATGAAAGAGAAATGTTATCTAAACACAATGAGGTAATTGGAAAGAAGGGAGAGAAAAAGACCTATAACATCACAAGTGGACCTTGGCAACACAATCCCAACATTAGGCCTAACACAGTAGTTTTTTGGATTCGTTGTCATAACCTAAAATTAGCAGCCAAATGAAAATTACAAAATTCTAGAGCACAAGAACATGAGCTTTTTACTAGACGGGTACAACAGAAAAAATAATATTCCAGAAGGGGGTGAGTTTGAACTTACACTTCCTTTGAGAGCAAGTTTTTGAGGTAGAGTAAGGTTTTTCAATGTTAAGACATATGGACTTGTTTAGGAGAGAGATTTCATGGGAGAGGTAAGGTTTTTGgaagtttttaaaaattaaatattagttattaTCAATCTTTAATCCAAACAATATAACGTTAATGAACCATTATTTATCTTAATTTTCTCCAAAATAACGTAATATTTTACATTACCTTCCATTACTTTACTTTTTCCCAAAAAAACCAAACCTTACCTTATTAAATTCCTCCCAAATGAAATGTTAATTACCAAAAGGTGAAATTATGCCGAGTTGAAAAGTTAAACCTTCTGCCTTCACCTATTTGATGACTGAATTAAGTTTAAAAACCTTGTTTGTCTCAATTAATGTGTGCATTTGgtcaatattaattttatttattataaatttaattagtattaggctaaatgacaaaaaaaaatatttatatcaattatcaattttaactaaTGATAGCAATGAGTTAGGTATTTGTGAGTACCCGATCTGAATGAACCCTGATGGGACACATTTGGATAGTATATAATCAAATTTAGATTTGAGATGAGTTTGACTTTGCTAGAAATAATACTCGTGATAGATTCAAATTTCGGTAGGACGATATTCGCAGATACCTTATCCATTATCATCCCTAATTTTAATCAaaccttttaattttataaatttaatcataaacTTTTGATATTGTCTTCAATTTTCgtgattatatttaattaaaaacaattaaacttatcatttaaaaattattcaaatatttttatttatatatcaaTTTTATCtcatctatttaattttattaatttattcaataattttaatatttttaataattttagcaaacttcttatatatatatatatatatatattgcataacatatttaatattgtaatcttaattttaatttttctttctctctttctattataattttaatttatatttttctcaTCAAGCATTTATTCaatgaaatattatttttatttaatttatttaagaataataataatgcttaattataactagtaatttattttttggaaaaaatttttaaaacaaaattaataatattttatatttagtaatttattaatttttaacagAAATTACCAAagcaaaattaataatattttatactttaattttttttatttaatttaattttaaattaaaaaataattttattttttatttaaaaattataaaataaaataattaataaaaaattaaaatacccagctctattttattttttaattattttatttaataattatacaataaaatctatatatatatatatatatatatatatatatatatatatatatatatttcatcatTATACTAAACAAAAATTTTTGCTGGAGTCCCGCCCTCAAAATATTCCAAATCTTCATACTCTACCTCTTATTTTTTCTGTTTAACCCGTCTAGTAAAAGGCTCCTAAGAACTACCAAAAATCATACCGAAAGGATTACAATGAATGCCTgaaaaaatttgaaactgattaatTTACCTTGAAAGCCACATAATAGCCGCTATTATCTAACAGGTGTAGGGAACAAGAGATCAATTCAACTTGTCcggagaaaagaaaaaataaaaaagaaaaaatttagaaaaaaaaaatcgaaaGAGGAAAAGCAAAAACAAGAATCTGAAAACAGAGACAAGCAGGCAGCTTAGCTAAGCAAAACTTAGTTGTGAAGGAGCTTACATGAAAATTGAAGCTCCTGAGGCTCGACGCTGAGAAGGTAGCCGGAACCCATTCCGCTGCGATCGGCGATAAAGCGATGGAGAGAGGAAGCGATCCAAGTaaaaacgagagagagagagagagagagagagagcgcgcAAAGCCAAAGAAACAACGTGCAAAACAGTGTCTGACTCAGTTGGGGtttattgttttttattttttaaccaaAATAATGGTGGTGGGTACGAAGGAatgtaaattaaaaaagaaaaattatcaaACTGGTATTGAATTTtaaagattaattttttttaataaaaatattattatagatattattaaaaaaaataattttaaaaaaatattttattactttaatatttttataattaaaatttattaaatttatttttcaattattttttaatactctcttacttacatatttaaaaaagtaatttttttaataataattttaataacaaCACTAAACCTTGTATATGTGCAGTGTTATTTATACATTTCTTCATTTTGTCTCCAGGTAAATTAcatctttgaaaaaaaaataatttttttttttataatttctttcATATGGACAAACAAGAAGAAGGAAGATCAATgccttttatttttcattttttgataaaatttgatacactgtatatattaaaaaaattaatcaattccTTTAATCTCTCAGTAATCATGAAATAATATAAAGAATTTatgttttaatataaaaaatataattcaaaaaattaaatacaaatatttaaataatttttaaaaaattgtgaatTCATAGATTCAATCTTCATTCAGAATATGCTTGTCAATacgttataaatttaaaatataaaaattaattaattaattttattaaaataataaaattaaataacagtatttaaaaaaaatgacagcattaactaattaaaaattttgtgaaaattaaataatttaatgaaaataaaatatgaactaaataatattaatttttaaataattaaaatacataatatttttctcaaaataaaattaaatccatcaaatcgatttaatttattttttaattaaaaaaaaaaagcttatgcGTTGTCGTTGAGCGTAGAACAGTAGGAGTCGTGGCGCGTGGAATTGTGGAGTTGGAATGAGTCCAAATATTCTATTATATAAGAAAGAGAACTATTAAAATGAAGCTTCCATGTATGATATAAAATAATCATGTTGAGACTTGTCGAATATTAAAATTCCAACCAATAAGGATTAATTGCTGACTAAGTAAAGCCTTGACAATATTTATAAATTCACGCATAAATGCATCCTCAATCGATATGGGAGTCCAAAAACTTAGCCTCAATTGGCACACCCACTAACTCGCGGATCTCATTATTAATCGGCTTTGCCATTTatgtctataataataataataataataataataatagaatatATAAGTGGTTATAATCTGTTAATTTAACGTTAAAAATATAATGTCATCATCTTATTAGTAGATTAATTGGCTATTCTAATTTATCCtcttattaatatattaattggCTTTGCTATTTATATCTATTATAATAATTCAGTTATGCTAATGACTATATCATTTGGTGAAACAACTATATataataagtgaatgcatgaaaaCAAATTGTCCAAGCTaggttgatggagaaatatagagatgtgaagaaagatctgcacatagtttttattgatttggagaaggtttatgatagtgttccaagagatgtcttatggaatgtgttagaacaaaagagggtatctattaggtacatacaagtgttgaaagatatgtatgaaggagcaactactattgtgcgcacggtgggaggggacacaagagatttttcgatctcaattggattacaccaaggatcagccataagcccttaccttttaacattagttttagatgaattgacgaaacatatacaagagagtattccttggtgcatgatgtttgcggatgatattgttctgatagatgagacacgagaagaagtcaatagaaagctagagctttggagaagtgctcTAAAGTCaaggggttttaagttaagtagaacgaagacagaatacatgtattgcaagttcagtgaaggccaaactggtgataggggaggagttagtttgaatggagtggtactgtcccaaagtaatcactttaaatatttaggctcagtctttcaagtagatggggaatgtgaggaagatgttagtcataggattaaagctggatggttgaagtagagacgtgccacgggagttttatgtgatcctaagattcccaataaattgaaaggaaaattttaccgtacagccatatgaccggctatgttatatggtagtgagtgttgggtactgaaagagtcgtatgcgtctaagataagagttgcagagatgagaatgttaaggtggatgagtggccatactagactagataaagtccgtaatgagagtattagagaaaaggtaggagtggtgccaattgaagataagttgagagaagggagattgaggtggtttggtcatgtgaagcgtaaaaatacgaaggctccagttagacaagtagagcacattaggttagaggatagaaagaaaaaaaggggtagacctaaattgacttggaggagaatagtacaatatgacctataagcattacacatttctgaggacttaacccaaaatcgtttagagtggagaaagcgaatccatataaccgaccccaaatttttgggataaaagctttgttgagttgagttgagttgagttgagtttatatTGACGCAGCCCATACGCAACCAAGCCGGTCGCAAAATgcaaatatttttttatgattagttttaatgaaaatttaatctAAAACCACATGATTTTAAATACAAGTTGATTATTAGTAAGTCTTATTAACAATATACAACTATTTGTGCATATAGAGATATTGTTACTTAATTCAGTTTATTAtaaactcaaaatataaatatgtgagaCATACATATATAATAGATGAATTTTATCATTCACCTTATATCTATCATGAATTAGttctagataaaaaaaaaattcatgcgTATGCAGACGCAGGGATTCCcactaaaaaaaggaaaaaaaaattcataccaGTAAACAATagtttttcaaaaatatttaatataaatgtcGCTTTAAGATTTAGACAACTTTGACATTCTTAATTTAAAATTACTTACCAAATGTTTTCCC contains these protein-coding regions:
- the LOC110650634 gene encoding vesicle-associated protein 1-1-like, which translates into the protein MGSGYLLSVEPQELQFSFELISCSLHLLDNSGYYVAFKVMTTNPKNYCVRPNVGIVLPRSTCDVIVTMQAQTTWPPDMQCKDKFLLQSLAASFGATAKDVNAKMFNKEEGHLVEECKLKVVYVAPPRPPSPVREGTEEGSSPKAFVSDDGSLSASVQIIKPGSKLDTSNGLSE